Proteins encoded by one window of Ramlibacter tataouinensis:
- a CDS encoding PilZ domain-containing protein, with protein MATGEPRVVVPLGRLQEKRGAERFEMELPLMLAQGQGGVTRDMSVSGLSFTSRQPHAAGDRIELTVEYLLDGHNYPLRCEVVVVRCEPCPGGFTTGVRLATAFVEEGPDGPTGAGA; from the coding sequence ATGGCAACGGGCGAACCCCGGGTGGTGGTGCCGCTGGGCCGGCTGCAGGAAAAGCGCGGCGCCGAGCGGTTCGAGATGGAACTGCCGCTGATGCTGGCCCAGGGCCAGGGCGGGGTGACGCGCGACATGAGCGTGAGCGGCCTGTCGTTCACCTCGCGCCAGCCCCATGCGGCGGGGGACCGCATCGAACTCACCGTGGAATACCTGCTGGACGGCCACAACTACCCGCTGCGCTGCGAGGTGGTGGTGGTGCGCTGCGAGCCATGCCCGGGCGGCTTCACCACCGGCGTGCGGCTGGCGACCGCATTCGTCGAGGAAGGCCCTGATGGGCCAACCGGGGCCGGCGCGTGA
- a CDS encoding helix-turn-helix domain-containing protein encodes MANIGTVLKDEIARVARKQQRAELAQLKKSVAQYRSQIAQLKRRMLALEQQVRKQARGTGRAAPAAAPEDEEQGPSLRFSAKGFAAQRQRLGLSAASVAKILGVSALSVYKWESGKTRPRARQLEAIASLRKMGKREAMARLAA; translated from the coding sequence ATGGCGAACATCGGCACCGTCCTGAAGGACGAAATCGCGCGCGTGGCCCGCAAGCAGCAGCGCGCCGAGCTGGCCCAGCTGAAGAAATCGGTCGCCCAGTACCGCAGCCAGATCGCGCAGCTCAAGCGCCGCATGCTGGCGCTGGAGCAGCAGGTGCGCAAGCAGGCGCGCGGCACCGGCCGCGCGGCACCGGCCGCGGCGCCGGAGGACGAGGAGCAAGGGCCGTCGCTGCGCTTTTCCGCCAAGGGGTTCGCCGCCCAGCGCCAGCGCCTGGGCCTGTCGGCCGCCTCGGTGGCCAAGATCCTGGGTGTGTCGGCGTTGTCGGTCTACAAGTGGGAGAGCGGCAAGACCCGCCCGCGCGCGCGCCAGCTGGAAGCCATCGCCTCGCTGCGCAAGATGGGCAAGCGCGAAGCCATGGCCCGGTTGGCGGCGTAA
- a CDS encoding sialidase family protein, which translates to MTAAVAALWLSACGGGGGDDVAAAPNPPLGGAPAPAPAPAPAAAVGVNWTAPGPVDVWHSLSSSDDGQVMVAGQAQAADIPASLLSLSTDGGQTWTNPAGLPGAIWIASDVSGTGDRIVAVNLAGGMFISNDRGATFAAVPLPAGVVAPAFEGVTLSQDGTRVAAVSMDGPVLAGTIDAAGAVTWLTPTGLPAVATGWRSIDSSNNGQVMVAVGQDPAAFISTNGGATWAALPVAVGTPPAAVVNQNWYRVKVSGDGNTIVMAANAFGGNSGDGIYVSKDQGATFTLAHTLTADYTGIAMSADGGVIAVTHSSNTAADAGAGQILLSSNGGTTFAPLAVSVGGTAEPDAYWRTVTMSADATRLAAAKGRFDTNVSGPIFLSTGSRP; encoded by the coding sequence GTGACGGCCGCAGTCGCCGCACTCTGGCTCAGCGCCTGCGGTGGCGGTGGCGGCGACGACGTGGCTGCCGCGCCCAATCCGCCGCTCGGCGGTGCACCGGCGCCGGCGCCCGCACCGGCTCCGGCGGCCGCCGTCGGCGTGAACTGGACCGCGCCCGGACCGGTGGACGTCTGGCACTCGCTGTCGTCGAGCGACGACGGCCAGGTCATGGTCGCCGGCCAGGCGCAGGCCGCCGACATCCCGGCCAGCCTGCTGAGCCTGTCCACCGACGGCGGCCAGACCTGGACCAACCCGGCCGGCCTGCCCGGTGCGATCTGGATCGCGTCCGACGTCTCGGGCACCGGCGACCGGATCGTGGCCGTCAACCTGGCAGGCGGCATGTTCATCTCGAACGACCGCGGCGCCACCTTCGCGGCCGTCCCCTTGCCGGCCGGCGTGGTGGCGCCCGCCTTCGAGGGCGTCACCCTGTCGCAGGACGGCACGCGCGTTGCGGCGGTGTCCATGGACGGGCCGGTGCTGGCCGGCACCATCGATGCCGCCGGCGCCGTGACCTGGCTCACGCCGACCGGCCTGCCCGCCGTGGCCACCGGCTGGCGCTCGATCGACAGCTCGAACAACGGCCAGGTGATGGTGGCGGTGGGACAGGACCCGGCGGCCTTCATCTCCACCAACGGCGGCGCCACCTGGGCGGCACTGCCGGTCGCGGTGGGCACGCCGCCGGCGGCCGTGGTCAACCAGAACTGGTACCGGGTGAAGGTGTCCGGCGACGGCAACACCATCGTCATGGCCGCCAACGCCTTCGGCGGCAACTCCGGTGACGGCATCTACGTGTCGAAGGACCAGGGCGCGACGTTCACCCTCGCGCACACCCTGACCGCCGACTACACCGGCATCGCGATGTCGGCCGATGGCGGCGTGATCGCGGTGACCCACTCGAGCAACACCGCGGCCGATGCCGGCGCCGGCCAGATCCTGCTGTCCAGCAACGGAGGCACCACCTTCGCTCCGTTGGCGGTCAGCGTCGGCGGCACGGCGGAGCCGGACGCCTACTGGCGCACCGTCACGATGTCGGCCGACGCCACCCGCCTGGCCGCGGCCAAGGGACGCTTCGACACCAACGTCAGCGGCCCGATCTTCCTGTCCACGGGAAGCCGCCCGTAA
- a CDS encoding penicillin-binding protein 1A — protein MNPAMRQWLSAAADRLRRGAQAARRHPWRAALLLPGGALLYVLLLVPFTPGIDNLRKARVDAPAALVSADGVVLARFQRVHREWVPLARVAPAAVQALIATEDHRFHQHHGIDLYRTAGALWHTLRGDRQGGSTITQQLARNLFPEEIGRAPTLHRKVKEAITALKIEAVYSKDEILETYLNTVPFLYNAFGIEMAARTYFDKSARDLDLLESATLIGMLKGTSYYNPVLNPDRARARRNVVLGQLARYGKLPPERAQELAKRPLRIDFERQPEPLGPAPHAAQQVRKWLIAWADRNGYDIHSDGLVVRSTLDTRLQKAANQAVARQLAQLQPLADRRRKAGQERELLQAGFMAMDPRNGHVLAWVGSSDFAVDQFDHVNRARRQPGSTFKPFVYAAAFMEGWRPTDTLLDQPVALQGEGGEVWRPGDATPPTQRPWTLREGLVQSRNSITAQLMAQVGPQKVARLAEAMGVRDSELQAVPSLALGTSAVTLREMVSGYATIANNGRWMDPLLVLRVEDSSGKVLDTFVPPRSQEAMPRARALTLVNVMRGVVDEGTGSAIRSRYGIQADVAGKTGTTQDNTDAWFILMHPQLVAGAWVGFNDARVTMGESWGTGARSALPMVGDFFQQSLRQRWIDAGAEWDIPRPKPKPKPLPADPVGQLVKDVIDQVLKIFQ, from the coding sequence ATGAACCCAGCCATGCGGCAATGGCTGTCCGCCGCGGCGGACAGGCTCCGGCGGGGCGCGCAGGCTGCGCGCCGCCATCCCTGGCGGGCGGCGCTGCTGCTGCCCGGCGGGGCGCTGCTGTACGTGCTGCTGCTGGTGCCCTTCACGCCCGGCATCGACAACCTGCGCAAGGCCCGGGTGGATGCCCCGGCGGCGCTGGTGTCGGCCGATGGCGTCGTGCTGGCGCGTTTCCAGCGCGTGCACCGCGAATGGGTGCCGCTGGCGCGGGTGGCGCCGGCCGCGGTGCAGGCCCTGATCGCCACCGAGGACCATCGCTTCCACCAGCACCACGGCATCGACCTGTACCGCACGGCCGGCGCGCTGTGGCACACGCTGCGCGGCGACCGCCAGGGCGGCTCCACCATCACCCAGCAACTGGCGCGCAACCTGTTCCCGGAGGAGATCGGCCGGGCGCCGACGCTGCACCGCAAGGTCAAGGAAGCGATCACGGCCCTGAAGATCGAGGCGGTCTACAGCAAGGACGAAATCCTCGAGACCTACCTCAACACGGTGCCGTTCCTCTACAACGCGTTCGGCATCGAGATGGCCGCGCGCACCTATTTCGACAAGTCGGCGCGCGACCTCGACCTGCTGGAGAGCGCCACCCTGATCGGCATGCTCAAGGGCACCAGCTACTACAACCCGGTGCTCAATCCGGACCGGGCGCGCGCGCGGCGCAACGTGGTCCTGGGGCAGCTGGCGCGGTACGGCAAGCTGCCGCCCGAACGGGCACAGGAGCTGGCCAAGCGGCCGTTGCGCATCGACTTCGAGCGGCAACCCGAGCCGCTCGGCCCGGCGCCGCACGCCGCCCAGCAGGTGCGCAAGTGGCTGATCGCCTGGGCCGACCGCAACGGCTACGACATCCATTCGGACGGGCTGGTGGTGCGCAGCACGCTCGACACGCGCCTGCAGAAGGCCGCCAACCAGGCCGTGGCGCGCCAGCTCGCGCAGCTGCAGCCGCTGGCCGACCGCCGGCGCAAGGCCGGGCAGGAGCGCGAGCTGCTGCAGGCCGGCTTCATGGCCATGGACCCGCGCAACGGCCATGTGCTGGCCTGGGTGGGCAGCAGCGACTTCGCGGTCGACCAGTTCGACCACGTCAACCGGGCGCGCCGCCAGCCCGGCTCGACCTTCAAGCCCTTCGTCTATGCGGCCGCCTTCATGGAAGGGTGGCGGCCCACCGACACGCTGCTGGACCAGCCGGTCGCGCTGCAGGGGGAGGGCGGCGAGGTGTGGCGGCCGGGCGATGCCACGCCGCCCACCCAGCGCCCGTGGACGCTGCGCGAAGGGCTGGTGCAATCGCGCAATTCGATCACCGCCCAGCTGATGGCGCAGGTGGGCCCGCAGAAGGTCGCGCGGCTGGCCGAGGCGATGGGCGTGCGCGACAGCGAACTGCAGGCGGTGCCTTCGCTGGCGCTGGGCACCAGCGCGGTGACGCTGCGCGAGATGGTCTCGGGCTACGCGACGATCGCCAACAACGGCCGCTGGATGGACCCGCTGCTGGTGCTGCGCGTCGAAGACTCGAGCGGCAAGGTGCTGGACACCTTCGTGCCGCCGCGCTCGCAGGAGGCCATGCCCCGGGCACGGGCGCTGACGCTGGTCAACGTCATGCGCGGGGTGGTGGACGAGGGCACCGGCAGCGCCATCCGCAGCCGCTATGGCATCCAGGCCGACGTCGCCGGCAAGACCGGCACCACCCAGGACAACACCGATGCCTGGTTCATCCTGATGCACCCGCAGCTGGTGGCGGGCGCCTGGGTGGGCTTCAACGACGCGCGGGTGACCATGGGCGAGAGCTGGGGCACCGGGGCGCGCAGCGCGCTGCCGATGGTGGGCGACTTCTTCCAGCAGTCGCTGCGCCAGCGCTGGATCGACGCCGGCGCCGAGTGGGACATCCCGCGGCCCAAGCCCAAGCCGAAGCCGCTGCCGGCGGATCCCGTCGGGCAACTGGTCAAGGACGTGATCGACCAGGTGTTGAAGATCTTCCAGTGA
- a CDS encoding class I SAM-dependent methyltransferase: protein MAPPEPRAGQAAGSNVLPAGPAPSGLRRDRLEFLRGFLRHPAQVGSVVPSSHRLEQRLVRNAAIPQARTVVELGPGTGGTTAAFLQALAPTGRLLAIELDPVFHAHLRASMHDARLLLELGSAERLAAILAARRLPAPDAIVSGIPFSTMPPEVSDRIAATIAQVLRPGGRFVAYQVRAHVAGFATPYLGAPDKRWEWMNVPPVRVFTWIKPAGPSAPAAS from the coding sequence ATGGCGCCACCCGAACCCCGTGCCGGCCAGGCGGCCGGATCCAACGTGCTGCCTGCCGGCCCGGCCCCGTCCGGTCTGCGGCGTGATCGCCTCGAGTTCCTGCGCGGCTTCCTGCGGCACCCGGCCCAGGTCGGCTCGGTGGTCCCGAGCTCGCATCGGCTGGAGCAGCGGCTGGTGCGCAACGCGGCCATCCCGCAGGCCCGCACCGTGGTCGAGCTGGGGCCCGGCACCGGCGGCACCACGGCGGCCTTCCTGCAGGCGCTGGCACCGACCGGGCGGCTGCTGGCCATCGAGCTGGACCCGGTGTTCCATGCCCACCTGCGCGCTTCGATGCACGATGCACGGCTGCTGCTGGAGCTGGGCAGTGCCGAGCGGCTGGCGGCGATCCTCGCTGCGCGCCGCCTGCCGGCGCCCGACGCGATCGTGTCGGGCATCCCTTTTTCCACCATGCCGCCGGAGGTGTCGGACCGCATTGCCGCAACCATCGCGCAGGTGTTGCGCCCGGGCGGACGCTTCGTGGCCTACCAGGTGCGCGCGCATGTGGCGGGTTTCGCAACGCCCTACCTCGGCGCGCCGGACAAGCGCTGGGAGTGGATGAATGTCCCGCCGGTTCGGGTGTTCACCTGGATCAAGCCGGCGGGTCCTTCGGCCCCAGCGGCTTCCTGA
- a CDS encoding PilZ domain-containing protein has translation MQDGQQSQRAAERFGLALPITMEGEECASHDISATGVLLECPAAPALGATVSLTLQYRAEGQEFSLDCRGEVVRVQRHGENWNIAVRLSKPLFADTVPQEGGTG, from the coding sequence ATGCAGGACGGACAGCAGAGCCAGCGGGCCGCCGAGCGTTTCGGGCTGGCGTTGCCCATCACGATGGAAGGCGAGGAATGCGCCAGCCATGACATCAGCGCCACCGGCGTGCTGCTGGAATGCCCGGCGGCGCCCGCGCTCGGCGCCACCGTGTCGCTGACGCTGCAGTACCGGGCCGAAGGGCAGGAGTTCAGCCTCGACTGCCGGGGCGAGGTGGTGCGGGTGCAGCGCCACGGCGAGAACTGGAACATCGCGGTGCGGCTCTCCAAGCCCCTGTTCGCCGACACCGTGCCGCAGGAAGGCGGAACGGGCTGA
- a CDS encoding thioredoxin family protein, whose amino-acid sequence MSGPLHVVCPSCRATNRVRAGDLGRSPNCGQCRQPLFTGHPVELDEAGFERQVQRSQIPVLVDFWAPWCGPCRMMAPAYDQAAGLLEPDIRVAKLDTEQAQALAARLNIRSIPTLSLYVGGREVARQPGAMTRPDEIVRWARAHAAAHGTPQGT is encoded by the coding sequence ATGAGCGGTCCGCTGCACGTCGTCTGCCCTTCCTGCCGGGCCACCAATCGCGTCCGCGCCGGTGATCTCGGCCGTTCGCCCAACTGCGGCCAGTGCAGGCAGCCGCTGTTCACCGGACACCCCGTGGAACTCGACGAAGCCGGGTTCGAAAGGCAGGTGCAGCGCAGCCAGATCCCGGTGCTGGTGGATTTCTGGGCGCCCTGGTGCGGGCCCTGCCGGATGATGGCGCCGGCCTACGACCAGGCCGCGGGGCTGCTGGAGCCGGACATCCGGGTGGCCAAGCTCGACACCGAGCAGGCCCAGGCGCTGGCCGCCCGGCTGAACATCCGCAGCATCCCGACACTGTCGCTGTATGTGGGCGGGCGCGAAGTGGCGCGCCAGCCCGGCGCCATGACTCGCCCCGACGAGATCGTCCGCTGGGCGCGCGCGCACGCGGCTGCGCACGGCACGCCGCAAGGCACCTGA
- a CDS encoding DUF2889 domain-containing protein, protein MPLPEPAARRHLHTRAVTYRGFLREDGLWDIEGELSDTKTYGFQRSDGSELPAGRPIHHMAIRITVDESMTIRAIAVAMDHTPFGECSQGEDPMQRMVGVRLGPGWRQAIERALGGVRGCTHLRELLFNMATAAYQTIFPWQERERRRAGHASQALTEPPYHLGRCIAWDPGGAVTARYYPQFFGQPLRKPLGPKDPPA, encoded by the coding sequence ATGCCCTTGCCCGAACCGGCCGCGCGTCGGCACCTGCACACCCGCGCCGTCACCTACCGCGGCTTCCTGCGTGAAGACGGCCTGTGGGACATCGAAGGCGAGCTGTCCGATACCAAGACCTACGGCTTCCAGCGCTCCGACGGCAGCGAGTTGCCGGCCGGCCGGCCCATCCACCACATGGCCATCCGCATCACGGTTGACGAATCCATGACCATCCGCGCCATTGCCGTGGCGATGGACCACACCCCGTTCGGCGAATGCAGCCAGGGCGAGGACCCGATGCAGCGCATGGTGGGCGTCCGGCTCGGCCCCGGCTGGCGCCAGGCCATCGAGCGTGCGCTCGGCGGCGTGCGCGGCTGCACCCACCTGCGCGAGCTGCTGTTCAACATGGCGACGGCGGCCTACCAGACCATCTTCCCCTGGCAGGAGCGGGAACGGCGCCGGGCCGGCCACGCCAGCCAGGCGCTGACCGAGCCGCCTTACCACCTGGGCCGCTGCATCGCGTGGGACCCCGGCGGCGCCGTGACGGCGCGCTATTACCCGCAGTTCTTCGGCCAGCCGCTCAGGAAGCCGCTGGGGCCGAAGGACCCGCCGGCTTGA